Proteins from a genomic interval of Musa acuminata AAA Group cultivar baxijiao chromosome BXJ1-9, Cavendish_Baxijiao_AAA, whole genome shotgun sequence:
- the LOC135584981 gene encoding NAC domain-containing protein 78-like isoform X1: protein MHGVAASCSTPQPPPPAASLLAPGFRFHPTDEELVGYYLKRKVSGRPLRIDVIAEVDLCKCEPWELPGRSRLQSRDLEWYFFCPVDRKYPNRSHTNRATARGYWKTTGKDRPVHRRGRVVGMKKTLVFHDGRAPHGARTNWVMHEYRLEDDELTHSGIPQKDAYVVCRIFQKSGAGPRNGAQYGAPFIEEEWEEEDEKAADGLSVTPFGGDAEINEALNSEFMEINDLLQSKHMGHQNGRAALCLEDTDGQGSDSHPVDPIHILDVFPEEIRNDQNLTDKVLDCIYEPNLQSSQTLTGGSGEQIILNDIAYSYPVQLEEFVQLNDLEDDSVNISYPVGEGFVSCPLLECHASFVNRVHYGLEDDEFFDAIIQSAEPVVDNFNLQATDPLNTLSGDYASYQDAQDMVFHDASSEFLANGHDNSVYQNELLYSSIAGPHSSNFDAEVMAYFDALDDGLENDIFSSFEILEHKDSSASSQFISEVDGGDGTTNMAIPELLYTNVGGNLLPALPLTDNQFVNEYENIPVAPDIKQNINGKRTITSHLVNMLGSISAPPAFAAEYPASLGSTHVTVGMVDVHGLSATSSTGHCSLQKNGNGDLLLSYSIAENLGRKKSSGFQPFRKIQDWTLSFLLRGGCYPFFLSALVLTISYKVGMCIYGK from the exons ATGCACGGCGTCGCCGCCTCGTGTTCCACTCCCCAGCCGCCGCCCCCTGCGGCCTCCCTCCTTGCGCCAGGGTTTCGGTTCCACCCCACCGATGAGGAACTCGTCGGTTATTACCTCAAGCGCAAGGTCAGCGGCCGACCCCTACGCATTGACGTCATCGCTGAGGTTGATCTGTGCAAGTGCGAGCCGTGGGAGCTGCCCGGCCGCTCCCGCCTCCAGAGCCGCGACCTGGAGTGGTACTTCTTCTGTCCCGTCGACCGCAAGTACCCGAACCGGTCCCATACCAACCGCGCCACCGCCCGGGGATACTGGAAGACCACCGGCAAGGACCGCCCCGTCCACCGCCGCGGCCGCGTCGTCGGAATGAAGAAGACTCTCGTGTTCCACGATGGCCGCGCCCCCCATGGCGCCAGGACCAACTGGGTCATGCACGAATACCGCCTTGAGGACGACGAGCTCACCCATTCTGGGATTCCACAG AAGGATGCGTATGTTGTGTGCAGGATCTTCCAGAAAAGCGGTGCGGGTCCTAGGAATGGGGCTCAATACGGTGCGCCATTTATCGAGGAGGaatgggaggaggaggatgagaaggCTGCTGATGGATTGTCTGTGACTCCGTTTGGCGGGGATGCTGAGATCAATGAGGCCCTTAATTCCGAGTTCATGGAAATCAATGATCTTCTTCAG AGCAAACATATGGGTCACCAAAATGGGAGAGCTGCCCTCTGTCTGGAGGATACTGATGGACAGGGTAGTGATAGCCACCCAGTAGATCCTATCCATATCCTTGATGTTTTCCCAGAAGAGATACGTAATGATCAAAATTTGACAGACAAGGTGTTAGATTGTATCTATGAACCTAATTTACAGAGTAGTCAAACCCTCACGGGTGGTTCTGGAGAGCAAATTATCTTGAATGATATTGCTTATAGTTATCCTGTACAACTTGAAGAATTTGTGCAGCTTAACGACCTTGAGGATGATTCTGTGAACATCAGTTACCCCGTTGGTGAAGGATTTGTCAGTTGTCCTTTGTTGGAATGCCATGCAAGTTTTGTAAATAGAGTACATTATGGACTTGAAGATGATGAGTTCTTTGACGCCATAATTCAAAGCGCTGAACCAGTGGTGGATAACTTCAATCTGCAAGCAACTGATCCTCTGAATACTCTATCTGGTGATTATGCATCATATCAAGATGCCCAAGACatggttttccatgatgcatctaGTGAATTTCTGGCAAATGGACATGATAATTCCGTATATCAGAATGAACTTCTATATTCGTCCATTGCAGGTCCTCACAGTTCTAATTTTGATGCTGAGGTAATGGCATACTTTGATGCATTGGATGATGGCTTAGAGAATGATATTTTCAGTTCCTTTGAAATCTTGGAACATAAAGATTCATCTGCTTCGAGCCAGTTTATCTCAGAG GTTGATGGTGGTGATGGTACCACAAATATGGCAATTCCGGAGCTGCTGTACACTAATGTTGGGGGTAATTTATTGCCAGCTTTACCTCTAACTGATAATCAGTTCGTCAACGAGTACGAGAACATTCCTGTTGCGCCAG ATATCAAACAGAACATCAATGGCAAGAGAACAATCACAAGTCATCTGGTGAACATGCTGGGCTCAATATCTGCACCCCCAGCATTTGCTGCAGAATATCCTGCTAGTTTAGGAAGTACTCATGTCACAGTCGGCATGGTCGATGTACATGGCTTATCAGCTACAAGCAGCACAGGACACTGCTCCTTGCAAAAGAATGGAAACGGGGATCTTCTCCTTTCATACAGCATCGCAGAAAATCTAGGTAGGAAAAAATCTTCAGGTTTTCAACCATTTAGGAAAATTCAGGACTGGACCTTATCATTCTTGCTTCGAGGTGGCTGCTATCCTTTCTTCCTCTCGGCACTGGTTCTTACTATTAGCTACAAAGTTGGTATGTGTATTTACGGCAAGTAA
- the LOC135584981 gene encoding NAC domain-containing protein 78-like isoform X3, giving the protein MHGVAASCSTPQPPPPAASLLAPGFRFHPTDEELVGYYLKRKVSGRPLRIDVIAEVDLCKCEPWELPGRSRLQSRDLEWYFFCPVDRKYPNRSHTNRATARGYWKTTGKDRPVHRRGRVVGMKKTLVFHDGRAPHGARTNWVMHEYRLEDDELTHSGIPQKDAYVVCRIFQKSGAGPRNGAQYGAPFIEEEWEEEDEKAADGLSVTPFGGDAEINEALNSEFMEINDLLQSKHMGHQNGRAALCLEDTDGQGSDSHPVDPIHILDVFPEEIRNDQNLTDKVLDCIYEPNLQSSQTLTGGSGEQIILNDIAYSYPVQLEEFVQLNDLEDDSVNISYPVGEGFVSCPLLECHASFVNRVHYGLEDDEFFDAIIQSAEPVVDNFNLQATDPLNTLSGPHSSNFDAEVMAYFDALDDGLENDIFSSFEILEHKDSSASSQFISEVDGGDGTTNMAIPELLYTNVGGNLLPALPLTDNQFVNEYENIPVAPDIKQNINGKRTITSHLVNMLGSISAPPAFAAEYPASLGSTHVTVGMVDVHGLSATSSTGHCSLQKNGNGDLLLSYSIAENLGRKKSSGFQPFRKIQDWTLSFLLRGGCYPFFLSALVLTISYKVGMCIYGK; this is encoded by the exons ATGCACGGCGTCGCCGCCTCGTGTTCCACTCCCCAGCCGCCGCCCCCTGCGGCCTCCCTCCTTGCGCCAGGGTTTCGGTTCCACCCCACCGATGAGGAACTCGTCGGTTATTACCTCAAGCGCAAGGTCAGCGGCCGACCCCTACGCATTGACGTCATCGCTGAGGTTGATCTGTGCAAGTGCGAGCCGTGGGAGCTGCCCGGCCGCTCCCGCCTCCAGAGCCGCGACCTGGAGTGGTACTTCTTCTGTCCCGTCGACCGCAAGTACCCGAACCGGTCCCATACCAACCGCGCCACCGCCCGGGGATACTGGAAGACCACCGGCAAGGACCGCCCCGTCCACCGCCGCGGCCGCGTCGTCGGAATGAAGAAGACTCTCGTGTTCCACGATGGCCGCGCCCCCCATGGCGCCAGGACCAACTGGGTCATGCACGAATACCGCCTTGAGGACGACGAGCTCACCCATTCTGGGATTCCACAG AAGGATGCGTATGTTGTGTGCAGGATCTTCCAGAAAAGCGGTGCGGGTCCTAGGAATGGGGCTCAATACGGTGCGCCATTTATCGAGGAGGaatgggaggaggaggatgagaaggCTGCTGATGGATTGTCTGTGACTCCGTTTGGCGGGGATGCTGAGATCAATGAGGCCCTTAATTCCGAGTTCATGGAAATCAATGATCTTCTTCAG AGCAAACATATGGGTCACCAAAATGGGAGAGCTGCCCTCTGTCTGGAGGATACTGATGGACAGGGTAGTGATAGCCACCCAGTAGATCCTATCCATATCCTTGATGTTTTCCCAGAAGAGATACGTAATGATCAAAATTTGACAGACAAGGTGTTAGATTGTATCTATGAACCTAATTTACAGAGTAGTCAAACCCTCACGGGTGGTTCTGGAGAGCAAATTATCTTGAATGATATTGCTTATAGTTATCCTGTACAACTTGAAGAATTTGTGCAGCTTAACGACCTTGAGGATGATTCTGTGAACATCAGTTACCCCGTTGGTGAAGGATTTGTCAGTTGTCCTTTGTTGGAATGCCATGCAAGTTTTGTAAATAGAGTACATTATGGACTTGAAGATGATGAGTTCTTTGACGCCATAATTCAAAGCGCTGAACCAGTGGTGGATAACTTCAATCTGCAAGCAACTGATCCTCTGAATACTCTATCTG GTCCTCACAGTTCTAATTTTGATGCTGAGGTAATGGCATACTTTGATGCATTGGATGATGGCTTAGAGAATGATATTTTCAGTTCCTTTGAAATCTTGGAACATAAAGATTCATCTGCTTCGAGCCAGTTTATCTCAGAG GTTGATGGTGGTGATGGTACCACAAATATGGCAATTCCGGAGCTGCTGTACACTAATGTTGGGGGTAATTTATTGCCAGCTTTACCTCTAACTGATAATCAGTTCGTCAACGAGTACGAGAACATTCCTGTTGCGCCAG ATATCAAACAGAACATCAATGGCAAGAGAACAATCACAAGTCATCTGGTGAACATGCTGGGCTCAATATCTGCACCCCCAGCATTTGCTGCAGAATATCCTGCTAGTTTAGGAAGTACTCATGTCACAGTCGGCATGGTCGATGTACATGGCTTATCAGCTACAAGCAGCACAGGACACTGCTCCTTGCAAAAGAATGGAAACGGGGATCTTCTCCTTTCATACAGCATCGCAGAAAATCTAGGTAGGAAAAAATCTTCAGGTTTTCAACCATTTAGGAAAATTCAGGACTGGACCTTATCATTCTTGCTTCGAGGTGGCTGCTATCCTTTCTTCCTCTCGGCACTGGTTCTTACTATTAGCTACAAAGTTGGTATGTGTATTTACGGCAAGTAA
- the LOC135584981 gene encoding NAC domain-containing protein 78-like isoform X2, with protein sequence MHGVAASCSTPQPPPPAASLLAPGFRFHPTDEELVGYYLKRKVSGRPLRIDVIAEVDLCKCEPWELPGRSRLQSRDLEWYFFCPVDRKYPNRSHTNRATARGYWKTTGKDRPVHRRGRVVGMKKTLVFHDGRAPHGARTNWVMHEYRLEDDELTHSGIPQDAYVVCRIFQKSGAGPRNGAQYGAPFIEEEWEEEDEKAADGLSVTPFGGDAEINEALNSEFMEINDLLQSKHMGHQNGRAALCLEDTDGQGSDSHPVDPIHILDVFPEEIRNDQNLTDKVLDCIYEPNLQSSQTLTGGSGEQIILNDIAYSYPVQLEEFVQLNDLEDDSVNISYPVGEGFVSCPLLECHASFVNRVHYGLEDDEFFDAIIQSAEPVVDNFNLQATDPLNTLSGDYASYQDAQDMVFHDASSEFLANGHDNSVYQNELLYSSIAGPHSSNFDAEVMAYFDALDDGLENDIFSSFEILEHKDSSASSQFISEVDGGDGTTNMAIPELLYTNVGGNLLPALPLTDNQFVNEYENIPVAPDIKQNINGKRTITSHLVNMLGSISAPPAFAAEYPASLGSTHVTVGMVDVHGLSATSSTGHCSLQKNGNGDLLLSYSIAENLGRKKSSGFQPFRKIQDWTLSFLLRGGCYPFFLSALVLTISYKVGMCIYGK encoded by the exons ATGCACGGCGTCGCCGCCTCGTGTTCCACTCCCCAGCCGCCGCCCCCTGCGGCCTCCCTCCTTGCGCCAGGGTTTCGGTTCCACCCCACCGATGAGGAACTCGTCGGTTATTACCTCAAGCGCAAGGTCAGCGGCCGACCCCTACGCATTGACGTCATCGCTGAGGTTGATCTGTGCAAGTGCGAGCCGTGGGAGCTGCCCGGCCGCTCCCGCCTCCAGAGCCGCGACCTGGAGTGGTACTTCTTCTGTCCCGTCGACCGCAAGTACCCGAACCGGTCCCATACCAACCGCGCCACCGCCCGGGGATACTGGAAGACCACCGGCAAGGACCGCCCCGTCCACCGCCGCGGCCGCGTCGTCGGAATGAAGAAGACTCTCGTGTTCCACGATGGCCGCGCCCCCCATGGCGCCAGGACCAACTGGGTCATGCACGAATACCGCCTTGAGGACGACGAGCTCACCCATTCTGGGATTCCACAG GATGCGTATGTTGTGTGCAGGATCTTCCAGAAAAGCGGTGCGGGTCCTAGGAATGGGGCTCAATACGGTGCGCCATTTATCGAGGAGGaatgggaggaggaggatgagaaggCTGCTGATGGATTGTCTGTGACTCCGTTTGGCGGGGATGCTGAGATCAATGAGGCCCTTAATTCCGAGTTCATGGAAATCAATGATCTTCTTCAG AGCAAACATATGGGTCACCAAAATGGGAGAGCTGCCCTCTGTCTGGAGGATACTGATGGACAGGGTAGTGATAGCCACCCAGTAGATCCTATCCATATCCTTGATGTTTTCCCAGAAGAGATACGTAATGATCAAAATTTGACAGACAAGGTGTTAGATTGTATCTATGAACCTAATTTACAGAGTAGTCAAACCCTCACGGGTGGTTCTGGAGAGCAAATTATCTTGAATGATATTGCTTATAGTTATCCTGTACAACTTGAAGAATTTGTGCAGCTTAACGACCTTGAGGATGATTCTGTGAACATCAGTTACCCCGTTGGTGAAGGATTTGTCAGTTGTCCTTTGTTGGAATGCCATGCAAGTTTTGTAAATAGAGTACATTATGGACTTGAAGATGATGAGTTCTTTGACGCCATAATTCAAAGCGCTGAACCAGTGGTGGATAACTTCAATCTGCAAGCAACTGATCCTCTGAATACTCTATCTGGTGATTATGCATCATATCAAGATGCCCAAGACatggttttccatgatgcatctaGTGAATTTCTGGCAAATGGACATGATAATTCCGTATATCAGAATGAACTTCTATATTCGTCCATTGCAGGTCCTCACAGTTCTAATTTTGATGCTGAGGTAATGGCATACTTTGATGCATTGGATGATGGCTTAGAGAATGATATTTTCAGTTCCTTTGAAATCTTGGAACATAAAGATTCATCTGCTTCGAGCCAGTTTATCTCAGAG GTTGATGGTGGTGATGGTACCACAAATATGGCAATTCCGGAGCTGCTGTACACTAATGTTGGGGGTAATTTATTGCCAGCTTTACCTCTAACTGATAATCAGTTCGTCAACGAGTACGAGAACATTCCTGTTGCGCCAG ATATCAAACAGAACATCAATGGCAAGAGAACAATCACAAGTCATCTGGTGAACATGCTGGGCTCAATATCTGCACCCCCAGCATTTGCTGCAGAATATCCTGCTAGTTTAGGAAGTACTCATGTCACAGTCGGCATGGTCGATGTACATGGCTTATCAGCTACAAGCAGCACAGGACACTGCTCCTTGCAAAAGAATGGAAACGGGGATCTTCTCCTTTCATACAGCATCGCAGAAAATCTAGGTAGGAAAAAATCTTCAGGTTTTCAACCATTTAGGAAAATTCAGGACTGGACCTTATCATTCTTGCTTCGAGGTGGCTGCTATCCTTTCTTCCTCTCGGCACTGGTTCTTACTATTAGCTACAAAGTTGGTATGTGTATTTACGGCAAGTAA
- the LOC135584981 gene encoding NAC domain-containing protein 78-like isoform X4 — protein sequence MHGVAASCSTPQPPPPAASLLAPGFRFHPTDEELVGYYLKRKVSGRPLRIDVIAEVDLCKCEPWELPGRSRLQSRDLEWYFFCPVDRKYPNRSHTNRATARGYWKTTGKDRPVHRRGRVVGMKKTLVFHDGRAPHGARTNWVMHEYRLEDDELTHSGIPQDAYVVCRIFQKSGAGPRNGAQYGAPFIEEEWEEEDEKAADGLSVTPFGGDAEINEALNSEFMEINDLLQSKHMGHQNGRAALCLEDTDGQGSDSHPVDPIHILDVFPEEIRNDQNLTDKVLDCIYEPNLQSSQTLTGGSGEQIILNDIAYSYPVQLEEFVQLNDLEDDSVNISYPVGEGFVSCPLLECHASFVNRVHYGLEDDEFFDAIIQSAEPVVDNFNLQATDPLNTLSGPHSSNFDAEVMAYFDALDDGLENDIFSSFEILEHKDSSASSQFISEVDGGDGTTNMAIPELLYTNVGGNLLPALPLTDNQFVNEYENIPVAPDIKQNINGKRTITSHLVNMLGSISAPPAFAAEYPASLGSTHVTVGMVDVHGLSATSSTGHCSLQKNGNGDLLLSYSIAENLGRKKSSGFQPFRKIQDWTLSFLLRGGCYPFFLSALVLTISYKVGMCIYGK from the exons ATGCACGGCGTCGCCGCCTCGTGTTCCACTCCCCAGCCGCCGCCCCCTGCGGCCTCCCTCCTTGCGCCAGGGTTTCGGTTCCACCCCACCGATGAGGAACTCGTCGGTTATTACCTCAAGCGCAAGGTCAGCGGCCGACCCCTACGCATTGACGTCATCGCTGAGGTTGATCTGTGCAAGTGCGAGCCGTGGGAGCTGCCCGGCCGCTCCCGCCTCCAGAGCCGCGACCTGGAGTGGTACTTCTTCTGTCCCGTCGACCGCAAGTACCCGAACCGGTCCCATACCAACCGCGCCACCGCCCGGGGATACTGGAAGACCACCGGCAAGGACCGCCCCGTCCACCGCCGCGGCCGCGTCGTCGGAATGAAGAAGACTCTCGTGTTCCACGATGGCCGCGCCCCCCATGGCGCCAGGACCAACTGGGTCATGCACGAATACCGCCTTGAGGACGACGAGCTCACCCATTCTGGGATTCCACAG GATGCGTATGTTGTGTGCAGGATCTTCCAGAAAAGCGGTGCGGGTCCTAGGAATGGGGCTCAATACGGTGCGCCATTTATCGAGGAGGaatgggaggaggaggatgagaaggCTGCTGATGGATTGTCTGTGACTCCGTTTGGCGGGGATGCTGAGATCAATGAGGCCCTTAATTCCGAGTTCATGGAAATCAATGATCTTCTTCAG AGCAAACATATGGGTCACCAAAATGGGAGAGCTGCCCTCTGTCTGGAGGATACTGATGGACAGGGTAGTGATAGCCACCCAGTAGATCCTATCCATATCCTTGATGTTTTCCCAGAAGAGATACGTAATGATCAAAATTTGACAGACAAGGTGTTAGATTGTATCTATGAACCTAATTTACAGAGTAGTCAAACCCTCACGGGTGGTTCTGGAGAGCAAATTATCTTGAATGATATTGCTTATAGTTATCCTGTACAACTTGAAGAATTTGTGCAGCTTAACGACCTTGAGGATGATTCTGTGAACATCAGTTACCCCGTTGGTGAAGGATTTGTCAGTTGTCCTTTGTTGGAATGCCATGCAAGTTTTGTAAATAGAGTACATTATGGACTTGAAGATGATGAGTTCTTTGACGCCATAATTCAAAGCGCTGAACCAGTGGTGGATAACTTCAATCTGCAAGCAACTGATCCTCTGAATACTCTATCTG GTCCTCACAGTTCTAATTTTGATGCTGAGGTAATGGCATACTTTGATGCATTGGATGATGGCTTAGAGAATGATATTTTCAGTTCCTTTGAAATCTTGGAACATAAAGATTCATCTGCTTCGAGCCAGTTTATCTCAGAG GTTGATGGTGGTGATGGTACCACAAATATGGCAATTCCGGAGCTGCTGTACACTAATGTTGGGGGTAATTTATTGCCAGCTTTACCTCTAACTGATAATCAGTTCGTCAACGAGTACGAGAACATTCCTGTTGCGCCAG ATATCAAACAGAACATCAATGGCAAGAGAACAATCACAAGTCATCTGGTGAACATGCTGGGCTCAATATCTGCACCCCCAGCATTTGCTGCAGAATATCCTGCTAGTTTAGGAAGTACTCATGTCACAGTCGGCATGGTCGATGTACATGGCTTATCAGCTACAAGCAGCACAGGACACTGCTCCTTGCAAAAGAATGGAAACGGGGATCTTCTCCTTTCATACAGCATCGCAGAAAATCTAGGTAGGAAAAAATCTTCAGGTTTTCAACCATTTAGGAAAATTCAGGACTGGACCTTATCATTCTTGCTTCGAGGTGGCTGCTATCCTTTCTTCCTCTCGGCACTGGTTCTTACTATTAGCTACAAAGTTGGTATGTGTATTTACGGCAAGTAA